One Oncorhynchus kisutch isolate 150728-3 linkage group LG13, Okis_V2, whole genome shotgun sequence DNA window includes the following coding sequences:
- the LOC109902219 gene encoding failed axon connections homolog, producing the protein MWGSGFASSRPCVVELGRNHSLPLGICGSDEPHSLYGYIVAIPLQQDYGGTMSGLGSDSWWKKTIYITGGALLAAAAYLLHELLAIRKEQELDSKDAIILHQFSRPNTGVPSLSPFCLKMETYLRMVDLPYQNYFDGKLSPQGKMPWIEYNWQQVSGSEFIIDFLEEKLGVNLNKNLSPQERAVSRAVTKMVEEHLYWTIAYCQWVDNLEETQKMLPVTGPLSDMLKWILGHLNSSMVQREMYGHGIGRFSKEEVYKLMEKDMRTLAELLGDKKYFMGPKMSTVDAAVFGHLAQAMWTLPGTRPEQLIKGELINLAMFCERMRRKFWPEWFVDIEDVYYDGADTDSSEGSSTGLMDFGLFSRTDTMEESEASDKHTHSHTHSPDTDHSLFDSDVGTGSDNGPQLKCDPPSPDPPNPAPSSPKPPNP; encoded by the exons ATGTGGGGGTCTGGTTTCGCCTCGTCCCGACCGTGTGTGGTTGAACTCGGGCGGAATCACAGCCTGCCCTTGGGGATATGTGGCTCCGACGAGCCTCACTCTCTATATGGCTATATCGTCGCAATCCCTTTACAACAGGACTACGGTGGGACCATGTCGGGATTGGGGTCGGATTCCTGGTGGAAGAAAACCATCTATATCACCGGCGGTGCCCTCCTCGCAGCTGCTGCCTACCTATTACACGAGCTGCTCGCCATCAG GAAGGAGCAGGAGTTGGACTCTAAAGATGCCATCATCCTCCATCAGTTCTCCAGGCCAAACACGGGGGTCCCCAGCCTCTCACCATTCTGCCTCAAGATGGAGACGTACCTACGCATGGTGGACCTACCCTACCAG AACTACTTTGATGGGAAGCTCTCTCCGCAGGGCAAGATGCCATGGATTGAGTATAACTGGCAGCAGGTGTCGGGGTCAGAGTTCATCATTGACTTCCTGGAAGAGAAGCTGGGCGTCAACCTCAACAAGAACCTCAGTCCCCAGGAAAGAGCCGTGTCCCGGGCTGTCACCAAGATGGTGGAGGAGCACCTCTACTG GACAATAGCCTATTGCCAGTGGGTAGACAACCTGGAGGAGACCCAGAAGATGCTGCCAGTCACTGGTCCTCTCAGTGACATGCTAAAGTGGATCCTCGGCCACCTGAACAGCAGCATGGTGCAAAGGGAGATGTACGGCCATGGCATCGGACGCTTCTCCAAGGAGGAAGTCTACAAGCTGATGGAGAAGGACATGCGCACGCTGGCCGAACTGCTCG GTGATAAGAAGTACTTCATGGGGCCTAAGATGTCGACAGTAGATGCTGCTGTGTTTGGTCACCTGGCCCAGGCTATGTGGACACTACCCGGCACACGTCCTGAACAGCTCATCAAAG GCGAGCTCATCAACCTGGCCATGTTCTGTGAGCGCATGCGGAGAAAGTTCTGGCCTGAGTGGTTCGTGGACATAGAGGACGTGTACTATGACGGAGCAGACACTGACAGCAGCGAGGGCTCTTCTACAGGCCTGATGGACTTTGGCCTGTTCTCCCGGACAGACACCATGGAGGAGAGCGAAGcatctgacaaacacacacactcacacactcactcccccGATACGGACCACTCGCTGTTCGACTCGGACGTGGGCACGGGCTCGGACAATGGGCCGCAGCTTAAGTGTGACCCTCCTAGTCCTGACCCTCCTAATCCTGCCCCTTCCAGTCCCAAACCTCCCAACCCTTGA